Proteins from one Sabethes cyaneus chromosome 2, idSabCyanKW18_F2, whole genome shotgun sequence genomic window:
- the LOC128734516 gene encoding tyrosine-protein kinase transmembrane receptor Ror2, with the protein MRQFALVIHRQHLVLFLLALTLIGTTPGKILLVSATSANHRDRGSSFTTGVDWDDTPDEEEGYCAPYNGKVCKSLINSRQVWYSREDGTGGWENEKITAALFRDLINDLPDYCRPAAEKMLCAYAFPQCVIKDGVTVRLPLCYEDCVATHLQFCYNDWALIEEKKERGDVIKSRGHFRLPNCEELPRYNKTARPSTCSHVGLTELVPEELTFDCRMGSGRYYLGTINVTATGIPCQKWDSQEPHSHHKPPLVFAELQDAENYCRNAGGEEPTPWCYTINKTVRWQACDIPLCPNSTDMSSTKTPVSIVMESVFTPSMIFLLSGIGFVAIVLLHLMVFLCYRITRYNRNRRQGTAGYNTTSTQETQGIDINKLPSNVNYHRTGAQLNPKLEKLEFPRNNIIYIKDLGQGAFGRVFQAKAPGLIAGEDFTLVAVKMLKDEASQDLQVDFEREACLLAEFDHPNIVKLLGVCAIGRPMCLLFEFMARGDLNEFLRQCSPFAHQNRADSISTELSHGDLLSIAFQIASGMVYLSERKFVHRDLATRNCLIDDNMIVKIADFGLSHKIYLQDYYKGDENDAIPIRWMPLESILYNKYTIESDVWAYGVCIWEIFSFAMQPYYGMTHEEVVKFVKEGNMLSCPENTPLTVYDLMRKCWNRKPADRPSFPSIYQKLQQIRADFEGKLLM; encoded by the exons ATGAGACAATTCGCTCTTGTGATACACCGACAGCATTTAGTATTATTTTTACTGGCATTAACTTTGATAGGAACCACACCCGGTAAAATTTTGCTTGTATCTGCTACCTCTGCTAACCATCGGGACAGAGGGAGCTCATTTACTACTGGTGTTGATTGGGATGATACGCCAGATGAAGAGGAAGGTTACTGTGCACCATACAATGGGAAAGTTTGTAAATCGTTGATAAACAGCCGTCAAGTTTGGTACAGCCGTGAAGATGGTACTGGTGGctgggaaaatgaaaaaataaccgCTGCACTGTTTCGTGATTTAATAAATGATTTACCGGATTACTGCAGGCCTGCCGCAGAG AAAATGCTTTGTGCGTATGCATTTCCTCAGTGCGTAATTAAAGACGGGGTTACCGTTCGGTTACCGTTATGCTATGAAGACTGCGTAGCTACTCACCTCCAGTTTTGCTACAATGATTGGGCCCTGATTGAAGAGAAAAAGGAACGGGGTGATGTGATCAAATCTCGTGGCCATTTCAGATTGCCGAATTGTGAAGAACTTCCTCGTTACAATAAAACAGCTCGTCCCTCAACTTGTTCTCATGTTGGATTGACGGAACTCGTTCCAGAAGAACTAACTT TCGATTGCAGAATGGGCAGCGGACGATACTATTTAGGAACGATAAACGTAACGGCGACAGGCATACCTTGCCAAAAATGGGATTCTCAAGAACCACATTCGCACCATAAGCCACCTCTGGTATTTGCTGAGTTACAGGATGCCGAAAATTATTGTAGAAACGCTGGTGGAGAAGAACCAACTCCTTGGTGTTACACTATAAACAAAACAGTTCGGTGGCAGGCTTGTGACATACCGCTTTGTC CCAATTCTACTGACATGAGCTCCACAAAAACACCAGTGAGTATAGTAATGGAATCGGTGTTCACACCATCGATGATCTTCTTACTCTCTGGTATTGGATTTGTCGCAATTGTTCTGCTACATCTTATGGTATTTCTGTGCTACCGAATTACTAGGTATAATCGCAATAGGCGACAAGGCACTGCTGGATACAACACCACATCGACGCAGGAAACCCAGGGTATCGACATAAATAAGTTGCCTAGTAATGTAAACTACCACCGCACTGGTGCTCAGCTAAACCCAAAACTTGAGAAGTTGGAGTTTCCGAGAAATAACATAATCTATATTAAAGATCTAGGTCAAGGAGCATTTGGGCGTGTTTTTCAAGCCAAAGCACCGGGACTAATTGCGGGAGAAGATTTTACTTTGGTAGCTGTAAAGATGTTGAAGGATGAAGCAAGTCAGGACTTGCAGGTTGACTTCGAGCGCGAGGCCTGTCTCTTAGCAGAGTTTGATCATCCCAATATTGTAAAACTGCTTGGAGTGTGTGCTATTGGTAGACCAATGTGtcttttatttgaatttatGGCTCGCGGGGATTTAAATGAATTCTTGCGTCAATGTTCTCCATTTGCCCATCAGAATCGTGCAGATAGTATAAGCACGGAGCTTTCCCATGGAGATCTTCTGAGTATAGCCTTCCAGATTGCATCTGGAATGGTTTACCTATCGGAGCGAAAGTTTGTTCACCGTGATTTGGCAACGCGGAATTGTTTGATTGATGACAATATGATAGTAAAGATCGCAGACTTCGGTTTATCACATAAAATCTACTTGCAGGATTACTATAAAGGGGACGAAAATGATGCGATTCCCATTCGCTGGATGCCTCTGGAAAGCATTCTATACAATAAATATACGATCGAGTCTGACGTTTGGGCGTACGGCGTATGTATTTGGGAGATATTTTCCTTCGCCATGCAACCGTACTATGGAATGACACACGAAGAGGTCGTTAAGTTTGTAAAAGAGGGTAATATGCTCAGCTGCCCGGAGAATACACCGCTTACGGTGTATGACCTGATGCGTAAATGCTGGAACAGAAAACCTGCTGACCGACCCAGTTTTCCTTCTATCTATCAAAAGCTGCAACAAATTCGAGcggatttcgaaggaaaacTGTTGATGTAG